The genomic DNA GGCTTCATCGACTCGGTGAAGATCTGGCCGAGGTTCTGGGCGTAGAGGTTGGCCAGGCCACGCGCGGTGACGTCGTCACGCGCGTAGTTGTAGCCGTTGATGTCGGCGTAGCGGATGCCGCCGAGGCGCAGCGCCTCGAACTCGTTGTAGCGGCCGACCGCGGCGAAGCCGATCTTGTCGTAGATCTCACTGATCTTGTGCAGCGCCCGGGAGGGGTTGGGGGCGACGAACAGGATGCCGTGTTCGTACTGCAGAACGACGACACTACGGCCCCGCGCGATCCCCTTACGCGCGTAGTCCGCCTTGTCTCGCATCTGCTGCTCGGGCGAGACATATCCAAAGGGCATGGACACCTGGGGTGGTCCTCTCGTTGTTAGCGCAGCGGGGCGACGGGGCCGTCAGGGGAGCTCATCCGCTTGTCGAGGACGGTCTGGACGTGGACGCCCACCGCCTCGTCGGACAGACGGTGGAAGCCGTCGGCGGTGATCTGCGCTACGACGGGCCAGATCTTGCGGGTGACGTCGGGGCCGCCGGTGGCCGAGTCGTCGTCGGCGGCGTCGTAGAGGGCGTGGATGAGCGTCAGCACGACCTCCTCGGGTGAGGCGTTCTCCCGGTAGAGCTTTTTCAGCGAGCCCCGCGCGAAGATCGATCCGGAGCCGATCGAGTGGTACTGCTGCTGCTCGTAGGGACCGCCTCCGACGTCGTATCCGAAGATGCGCCCGCCGTCGATCTCGGGGTCGTAGGCGGCGAACAGCGGCACCACGACCAGCCCCTGCATGGCCATGCCGAGGTTGCCGCGGATCATGGTGGCGAGCCGGTTGGCCTTGCCCGCGACCGAGAGCGTGCGGCCTTCCATCTTCTCGTAGTGCTCAAGCTCCACCTGGTAGAGGCGGGCCATCTCGATGCCGGTGCTCGCCGCCCCGGCGATGCCCATGCAGGAGTATTCGTCGGTACGGAACACCTTCTCCATGTCCCGCTGGGAGATGATGTTGCCCGAGGTCGCCCGGCGGTCACCGGCCATCACCACGCCGCCGGCGCAGGTCGCCGCGACGATCGTGGTGGCATGGGGAATCCGGTCACCCACCGGGGCCGCCAGGGTCTCGTTTCGGCCGGGCAGCAAGTCCGGCGCGTACGCCCCGACGAACTCGGTGAATGAGGAGACGCCGCTGTTCGTGAAGATGTGATTCACCATGCCGGCGGGCAGGTCCCTGTGCGATCCCACGCGACTCCCTCCAAAGGTGCGGTCCTTTAAGGCCCGACCTTACTCATCTTGTCGTGCTGCTTGCACTTCCCTGGATCAGCTCAGCGCGAACCATCTCCGAGCGGATCATTCAATCTTTACGACCGAGTAAGCACGTGTAATTGTCGAGTTGTCGTGACATGTTTCCCCCACCAGAAGAGGGCACTGTGAGACTCTTCAACCGACCTGTCCTGATTACCGCACTGGCAGCCACCGTCCTCGCGCTACCCGGCTGCGGTTCCGGCGCCCCCGCCGCGGACGAGGGCACCACCCTGGTCATCACCGCCAACTCCATCTCCGGCGGCAAGAACTCGGCCAGCGCCGAGTGGATCAAACAGTGGGTCATCCCCCGGTTCGAGGCCGCGCAGAAGGCCGCGGGACGTGACGTCCGCGTGCTGTTCCAGCCCAACGGCGTGGGCGACGAGCAGTACAAGACGAAGATGGCCCTGGACCTGAAGTCGAAGACCGGGGCCGACGTGTTCGACCTCGACGGGATCTGGGTGGGCGAGTTCGCCCAGGCCGGATACCTCAGACCGCTCACCGAGGTGGGCGGGGCGGACGTGGAGACGTGGGAGGGATGGCAGCAGATCCCCCAGGCCGTGCAGGGCCTGGGCATCTTCGACGGCAAGAAGTACGGGCTGCCGCAGGGGACCGACGGCCGGGTTCTGTACTACCACAAGGGGCTTTTCAAGAAGGCCGGCCTGCCGGAGCCGTGGCAGCCGAAGAGCTGGCAGGAGATCCTCGACGCGGGTGCGGCACTGAAGAAGCTGCCCGGCGTGACACCGATCCAGATCAACGCGGGCACCGCCATGGGCGAGGCCACCGCGATGCAGGGCGCCCTGCCCCTGCTGGCCGGCACCGGCACGGAGATCTACTCGGGCGGCAAGTGGACCGGCTCCTCCCAGGGGGTCCGGGACGTGCTGGAGCTCTACCGCCGGATCTACGCCGGCGGGCTGGGCGATCCGAAGCTCCAGCAGGAGGCCAAGGGCCGTGACAAGTCCTTCGCCGAGTTCGCCGACGGCAGGATCGGCATCCTGGCGGAGGGCGACTACTTCTGGCGGTCGGTGATCGAGCCCAAGGTCGGTGTGGCTCCGATGGCCGACCGCGACCAGGTGGTGGGCTACGCCAAGATTCCCGCCATGCGGCCCGGCACCGGAATCCGCGGCCAGGACTTCGTCAGCATGTCCGGCGGAGCCGTACGCGTGCTGAATCCCTTCTCCAAGCACCCCCGGCAGGCGTGGGAGCTGCTGTCGTTCATGCACTCCGCCGAGGCGGTCAAGGCCGAACTCGCCGGAGCCGCCCGCGTCACCTCCCGTTCCGACGTCAACACCGAGGTTCTCGCCGGCGACCCGATGCTGAGCTTCGTCTCCGAGGAGATCCTGCCGATCACCACCTACCGCCCCGGCCTGGCCGTCTACCCCCAGGTGTCGGCCGCCCTGCAGGAGGCCACGGCGGCCGTCGTCTCCGGCAGGCCCGTCGAGGAGGCCGCCACGGCCTACCGGACCAAAGTGGAGGGACTGGTCGGTGGATCCGGCAACGTCGCCAACTGACCCCGCGGCGTCGCGGTGAACCCCCCCATGGACACGGACGCGGCGGGGCTGGGGCGGGGGCGGGCGGTCGCGTTCACGCTGCCCGCCCTCGTGCTCATCGGAGTTTTTCTGATCTTCCCGGCGATCTGGACGATCTATCTCGGGCTCACCGACTACCGGCTGACCGGGCTGGCGGCGGCCGACCCGCGGCTGGTGGGGGCCGACAACTACACCGCCGCCCTCGGCGACGGGCGGTTCCGGAACTCGCTCTGGCTGACCGTGCAGTTCGTCCTCGGCTCGGCGATCATCGGGCAGGCCGGGCTGGGGTTCGCCCTCGCGTGGACCATGCGCGACCGGCGAGGTCCGCTGCGGAAGGTCGTCGAGGCGCTGGTGCTGCTGTCGTGGATCCTGCCCGGCTCGGTGGTGGCGTTCCTGTGGATCGCGCTGCTGGACCGCGACGGCGGCACGCTCAACACCCTGCTCGGCACCCCCGGCGCGGCCTGGCTGCTCGACCACCCGATGCTGTCGATCATCGTGTTCAACGTCTGGCGGGGCACCGCCTTCTCGATGATGCTCTACTCGGCGGCGCTGGAGAACGTGCCGCCGTCCCACCTGGAGACCGCCCGCCTGGCGGGGGCGTCCACCTTCCAGCAGCTACGCGACGTGGTCCTGCCCCGGATCAAGGGGCACGTCCTGACCAACGTGCTGCTGACCAGCCTGTGGACGTTCAACGACTTCACCCCGTTCCTGCTCACCGCCGGCGGTCCCGAGGGGCGGTCGGAGATCCTGTCCGTCTACATCTACAACGTGGCCCTGCGCGACGGGCAGCTCGGCGCCGGCGCGGCCGTCTCCTTCCTCGTCCTCCTGATCAACCTCGTCTTCGCCCTGGCCTACCTGCGCCTGCTCCGCGACCGCCGGGAGGTGCCCGGATGAACCTCGTCCGGCACGTACTCGGCCGGATCGCCTCGGCCGTCTTCCTGGCGGTCGTCGTCTCCTTCTTCGCGCTGCCGATGCTCTGGCTGGCCTCGGCGCCGTTCGACGCCCACCCCTCCGTCACGGCGTCGCTGCCGGAGTTCACGCTGAAAAACTTCCGGGCCATCCTCGACAACCCCTACGCGCTCGGCTCCATCGGCAACTCGGTCGTCCAGGCGGGCGGCGCGGCGGTGCTCGTGGTCGTGCTGGCCGCGCTGGCCGCCTACGCCCTCTCCCGGGTCAGGGTGCCCGGGCGTGACGCCCTGCTGTACGTGCTGCTGCTGCTGTCGTCGGTGGTCACCGGGACCGCCGCGATGGTGCCGATCTTCGAGCTGGCCTCGCGGCTGGACCTGATCGACACCCACCTCGGGGTCGTCCTCACCGTCTCCGGCGGCCTGCTCCCCGCGGCGATCTTCATCCTGAAGGACTTCATGGACGCCACCCCCACCTCCTACGAGGAGTCCGCGCGGGTCTTCGGCGCCTCACCGCTGCAGATCCTGCGGCACATCGTCGTCCCGCTGGTACGGCCCGGCCTGGCCACGATCGCGGTGTGGGCCGTGGCCAACGTGTGGAGCGGCTTCCTGCTCCAGTACATCCTGCTGCGCGACCCGGACAAGTCCCCCGGGTCGGTCGTCCTCTACACCCTCTACACCGAGGGCGGCCAGCCCAACCTGTCCCTGATCTCGACGTTCTCGCTGCTCTACTCGCTGCCGGTGGTACTGATGTACCTGTTCGTCAGCAGCAGGTACGGCTTCCGCTTCCATGGAGGGATCAAGCGTTGATCTCCGTGCACGGCCTGACCAAGGTGTTCCCCGGGGGAGTCCGGGCCCTCGACTCCCTCGACCTCGACGTCGGCGAGGGCGAGTTCTTCGCGCTGCTGGGCCCCTCGGGCTGCGGCAAGACCACGCTGCTGCGGAGCATCGCCGGTCTGGAGACCCCCACCTCCGGAAGGATCGACATCGGCCACACCGATGTGACCGCCCTGCCGCCCGGCCGCCGCGACGTCGCCATGGTCTTCCAGGACTACGCCCTCTTCCCCCACATGGACGTCACCGCCAACATCGCCTACCCCCTGAGGATCAAGAAGACGCCCCGTGTCCGGCGCGAGGCCCGGGCCGCCGAGGTCGCCGCCAGGCTCAGCCTCACCGAACTGCTCGGCAGGCGCCCCGGACAGCTGTCCGGCGGCCAGCAGCAGCGGGTCGCGCTCGCCCGGGCCATCGCCTGCCGTCCCCGGGTGTTCCTGTTCGACGAACCCCTGTCCAACCTCGACGCCCGCCTCCGGCTGGAGGCCCGCACCTTCCTCAAGCGCCTGCAGGACGAGCTCGGCGTCACCACCGTGTTCGTCACGCACGACCAGGGCGAGGCCCTCGCGCTGGCCCACCGGATCGCCGTGATGGACGCCGGGCGGATCACCCAGGTCGGCACCCCGGCCGAGATCTTCCACCGGCCCGCCACCCCCTTCGTCGCCTCCTTCATCGGTTCCACCCCGATGAACCTGCTGCCCGGCGAGGTCAGCGGCGACACGCTGCACGTGGCGGGAGCCGTACTGCCCGCCCCCGAGGGCCTGCCGGACGGCGTACCGATCGTGTACGGCGTGCGCCCCGAGTACGTCGACCTGTCACCCACCCCCAGGGACGACGGGTTCGCCGGCCGGGTCGCCGTGCTGGAGAACCTCGGCACCGCCAGCCTCGTCACCCTGGAGGGCGCCGGCCATCTCGTCCAGGCCGTCGCCCCCGAAGGCGACGAGCCCGCCGTCGGCACGACCGTCTGGGCCGTCCCCCGGCGGGGCCGCGCCCTCGTCTACCACGACGACCGGCTGGCCGGCCGGATATGAGGGCGCGAACATGAGGGCACTGCGCGTCACCGGCCGCTGGGCGCTGGAGGACCGGCTCGCCGCTCCCGTCCACGACGTCCCCTTCGAACTGCCCGCCGACGCCCGGGGCTTCACCGTGCGGCTCTCCTACGACCGCTCCGCGGGCGTGCTGGACCTCGGCTGCTCCGGGCCGCTGGGTTTCCGCGGCTGGTCGGGCGGGGCCCGCTCCGAGTACACGATCACCCCTGCCTGGGCCACCCCCGGCTATCTGTCCGGCGAGCCCGAACCCGGTGTGTGGCGGGTGCTCCTGGGGCTCCACCGCATCCCGCCGGGCGGCCTGCCGTACGAACTGAGTGTCATCCCGCATCTGTCCCCGCCCGTCGCGCCGCCCGCCCGGCCCGGCCTGCGGCCCCCTCCCCCGCCCCGCGAACCGGCCGCCGCCAGGCGCGCCCTGCCCTCGCTCGACGGGCTGCGCTGGCTGGCCGGCGACCTGCACGCCCACACCGTCCACTCCGACGGCTCGCTCAGCGTCTCCGAACTCGCCTGCCTGGCAGCCGACCGGGGTCTGGACTTCCTGGCCGTCACCGACCACAACACCGTCAGCCACCACGCCGAACTGGCCGCCGCGGCCACCTTCGCCGCCATCACCCTGATCCCCGGCCAGGAGGTCACCACCGATCTCGGCCACGCCAACGCCTTCGGCGACATCGGCTGGATCGACTTCCGGCAGGGCCCCGACAGCTGGGCCCGCACCGTACGGGACAGGGGCGGGGTGCTGTCGATCAACCATCCCGTCGCCGGGGACTGCGCCTGGCGCCACCCCATGGCCGAGCGACCACCCGCGGTCGAGGTGTGGCACTGGAGCTGGTGGGACCGGACCTGGGGTGCGCCGCTGGCCTGGACGCAGACCTGGTCCGCCGGGGCGGCGATGATCGGCGGCAGCGACTACCACCGGCCCGAGGAGGGTCGTCCGCCCGGTGACCCCACCACCTGGGTGCTCGCCGCCGACCCCCTGGAAGGACTGCGCGCCGGCGCCACCGCCGTCTCCGCCACCCCCGACGGGCCGCTGCTGCTCCGCCACGGCGACGACTTCCTCATCGTCGGCGGTGACGGGCTGGTGCTGTGGGGGCCGGACACGAGGCGGGCCGTCGTCGGCGACAGGGTCACCGTCCCGGCCCGGCCGGGCCCCCACCGACTGGAAACGTACCGTAACGAGGTGATGGCGCTGTGCACGTGAAGATCGCTGTCGCGGGGCTGGGTGTCGCCGCACAGGTGATGTACCTGCCGTTGCTGGCCAGGCGGCCCGAGCTGTTCCGGGTGACCGCCGTCTGCGACCTCGACCCCGCCCAGGCCGAGGCGGTCGGGCGGCAGAGCGGGGCGCGCTGGTTCGCCGACCTCGCGGCGATGCTCGACCACGGGGGCTTCGACGCGCTCATCGTGCTCACCGCCGGAACCCACGGGGCCCTCGTCACCGCCGCGCTGGAACGCGGCCACGCCGTCCTGTGCGAGAAACCCCTCGCCTACAGCCAGGCCGAGGTGCGCGCGCTGAAGAACGAGTCGCGGCTGATGGTGGGCTATATGAAGCAGTACGACCCGGCCGTGCGGCGGGCCGTCGCGCTCCTGGGCGGCCGTCCCGTCCGGCACCTGGACGTCACCGTGCTCCACCCCACGGGCGAGGCGCAGCTCGCCTTCGCCCGGGTCCGTCCCTCGCGGCCGTCCGCCGCCGCGCTCGAACCGTGGATCAGCGCCGACGAGGTGGCCCTGGAGACCGCGCTGGGCGCCGCGCCCCCGCCGATCAGGTCGCTCTACTCCGGGGTCGTGCTCGGCAGCCTCTGCCATGACCTGGCGCTGCTGCGCGCCTTCAGCGGCCCGCCCGCCACCGTCGAGCACACCGCCGTGTGGGACGGACCCTCCCTGGAGGTCAGCGGAGCCCTCGGGACGGGCCGGTACGGCCTGCGCTGGCACTACCTGCCCGGCCACCCCGCCTACCGGGAGACCGTCGCCGTCCACCACGAGGAGGGCACGCTGGAGCTGGTCTTCCCCTCCCCCTACCTGCTGAACGCCCCTACGGTCCTGACCGCCGTCTCCCTGGACGGGACCACAGAGGTCAGAGCCGTCCACCGGGACGTGTCCGAGGCCTTCGAGCGCCAACTGGAGGCGTTCCACGCCCTCGTCACCGAGGGCACCGCGCCGCTCACCGGCCTCGCCGGCGGCCTGGCCGACATCGTGACAGCCCAGAAGATCATCAAATCGGTCGCCGGACCGTCCATCGGAGGCGAGGCACGTGACGCCTGACATAGTGATCGTCCCGCACACCCACTGGGACCGCGAGTGGTATCTGCCCTTCCAGCGGTTCCGGCTCGGCCTGGTCCGCATGCTCGACGAGGTCCTCGACACGATGGCCGCCGACCCCGGCTACCGGTTCACCATGGACGGCCAGCTCGCCGCCCTGGAGGACTACCTGGAGATCCGTCCCGAGCGGCTCGGCGAGGTGCGGGGGCTCGTCGCGGAGGGCCGCTTCGCCGCGGGGCCGTGGCTCATCCTGGCCGACGAGTTCCTCTGCGCCGGGGAGACCCTGATCCGCAACCTGGAGTACGGCATGCGCGGCGCCGCCGGACTCGGCGGCTTCATGCGGGTCGGCTACCTGCCGGACCAGTTCGGCCACTGCGCCCAGATGCCGCAGATCCTGCGCCAGGCCGGCCTCGAACACGCCTGCGTGTGGCGCGGCGTGCCCGCCTCCGTCGACCGGGACGCCTTCGCCTGGGTCGGCGCCGACGGCACCGCGATCCGCACCCAGTATCTCCCCGGCGGGTACGGCAACGCCGTCGCCCTGTTCAGCGGCCCCGCCGAAGCGCTCACCGACCGGCTGACCGCGTTCACCGAGACGCTGCGCCCCTGGCACCCCACCGGCCCCCTGCTGGCCATGTACGGTGCCGACCACAGCGCCCCGGCCGCCGACATCACCACCGCCGGGCTGCGTGTCGCCACCCTCCACGACTACGTCACCGCCGCCGATCCCGCCCTCGCGGGGCTGCCCGCCGTCCACGGAGAGCTGCGCTCCCACGCCCGCGCGAACATCCTGCCCGGCGTGATCTCCGCCCGCATGCCCGCCAAGCAGGCCATGGCCCGCGCCGAACGGATCGTCACCCGTTACGCCGAACCCCTGTCGGCGCTCTGGACGCCCGGCAGCACCGCCGCCGCGAGGCTGCTCGACATGGCCTGGCGCCGCCTCATCGCCTGCAGCGGACACGACTCCATCACCGGCTGCGGCGCCGACGAGACCGCTCAGCAGGTCGCCGCCCGCATCGCCGAGGCCGAGCAGATCGGCCAGGCCGTCGTCGACATGGTCAGCGCCTCACTCGCCGGGCAGGCCGCCCGCGACGCCCTGGTGGTCGTCAACCCCTCGCCCTTCCCGCGCACCGCCCTGGTCCTGGCCGACCTGCCCGAGAGCCGCGCCGCCCTGCTCGCGCCGGACGGCGGGCAGGTGCCCGCACAACGGCTGGAGCTGGCCCCCACCCTGCTCGACGAGACCGTCATGGACGATCTCACCCAGCTGCTGGGGCGGATCCACGAACGCGAGCTCTTCGGCCAGGAGATCCTCTCCTGGTCCGCCGCCGAGGACGTCTTCACCGTCGTCGTCGGCCGCCACGCCACCACCGGCTACGACTACGCCGACCTCCGATCGGCGGTGCTGGGGCACGCCGCCGCCCGTCCCGGGCCGTGGCGGGTCCGCACCTGCGCCGAGCCCGTCGTCACCGTCGCCGCCCAGGTCACCGTCGCACCGCTCGGCCGGACCGTGCTGACCTCCGCGCCCGTGCCCGCCCCGGCACCGCACTCCCCCGGCTGGACACGGCCTGACGACGGCACCCTCGACAACGGCCTGCTACGCGTCACCGTGGCCGCCGACGGCACCCTGTCGCTCTTCTCCGCCGGCGCCGAGGCCCACGGCGTGGGCCGCGTCGTCGACGGCGGCGACGCGGGCGACACCTACAACCACGCCCCGCCCCGCGACGACGTCCTGGTGGACACCCCCGTCCGGGTCGAGGTCGACGGTGTCTGCACCGGGCCGCTGGTGTCGGTCCTGGAGATCCACCGCGAGTACGCCTGGCCGGTCTGCTCGACTCCGGACGCGCGTTCGGAGGCCACCGAGCGCGTCACCGTCACCACCAGGGCCGAGCTCCGGGCGGGCGAGCCCTACCTGCGGCTGGAGACGTCCTTCGACAACCACTGCCGCGACCACCGGGTCCGCTGGCACGCCCCGCTGCCCCGCCCCGCGGCGGAGTCCTTCTCCGAGGGGCAGCTGTCGGTCGTGCGGCGCGGGCTGACCGCAGAGGGCGGCTGCGGCGAACACCCGCTGCCCACCTTCCCCGCCGAGGGATTCGTCACCGCCGGTGGCCTGGCGGTCCTGCTGGACCAGGTGACCGAGTACGAGCTGACCGGCGGAGACCTGGCACTCACCCTGATCCGCTCGGTGGGACTGCTGTCCAGCAACCGCAACGCCTACCGCGACGAGCCCGCCGGACCCCAGCTCCCCACCCCCGCCGCCCAGTGCCCGGGGCCGGTCACGATGCGTTTCGCCGTGCTGCCGCACCACGGCGCCTGGCACGAGGCGGCGCTGCCGCGTCTGGCCGAGGAGTATCGGCACGCGCTGCTGGCCGTACCGGGTTCGGGGCACGGTCCTGCCGCTCCCGGCGCCGAAGGCTCTGGGGTGTCCTCAGCGGGCGCCGGAGGTCCTGGGGTGTCCTCGGCAGGCGCCACGGGCCCTGGGGCGTCCTCCGCCGGCGTCGGGGCGTCCGTCGAGGTCGAGGGCGCGGGCGTGGTGCTCGCCGCGCTGCGGGAACGGGACGGCGAGCTGGAGATCAGGCTCGTGGCCGAGCATCCGGCGGCCACCGAGGCCGTGATCCGCGGCCCGTTCGGTGCCGCCCGCCGCGCCGACCTGCGCGGCACGGCGGGCGAACGGCTGGAGGTCACCGGTGGAGCCGTGCGGCTACCGCTGCGTCCCTTCGAGATCGCGACCGTTCACCTGACGAGAGCGGGCTGATTGCGAGAAGGCCGTCTGCCCGCGGGACGACCGGGCTGGGGCTTCGGACCCGCGGGTGGACGGCCCCCGCCCCAGGCCCCGGGCACGGACCTACTGTCCGCCCTTTTGGATGTAGGACCTGACGAACTCCTCCGCGTTCTCCTCAAGGACCTCGTCGATCTCGTCGAGAATCGAGTCGACGTCATCCGAGAGCTTCTCGTTGCGCTCCTGGACGTCGGAGGAGTCGACCGTGGTGGTCTCCTCCGTCTCCCTGTCGGTCCGGCCGGTCTGCTTCTGCCCGCCGGTGTCCTTGCTCGCCATCTGTGGCACCTCCGCCTGGGGGACGCTTGTGATTCATATCTTCCCCGAACCGGCGGCCGTTGCGCGCGGATCGTCACGCGATCTTTGCGAGAGTACGCCGGGGCCGCTCCGGGTTGCCGTCC from Streptosporangium sp. NBC_01756 includes the following:
- a CDS encoding extracellular solute-binding protein, whose amino-acid sequence is MRLFNRPVLITALAATVLALPGCGSGAPAADEGTTLVITANSISGGKNSASAEWIKQWVIPRFEAAQKAAGRDVRVLFQPNGVGDEQYKTKMALDLKSKTGADVFDLDGIWVGEFAQAGYLRPLTEVGGADVETWEGWQQIPQAVQGLGIFDGKKYGLPQGTDGRVLYYHKGLFKKAGLPEPWQPKSWQEILDAGAALKKLPGVTPIQINAGTAMGEATAMQGALPLLAGTGTEIYSGGKWTGSSQGVRDVLELYRRIYAGGLGDPKLQQEAKGRDKSFAEFADGRIGILAEGDYFWRSVIEPKVGVAPMADRDQVVGYAKIPAMRPGTGIRGQDFVSMSGGAVRVLNPFSKHPRQAWELLSFMHSAEAVKAELAGAARVTSRSDVNTEVLAGDPMLSFVSEEILPITTYRPGLAVYPQVSAALQEATAAVVSGRPVEEAATAYRTKVEGLVGGSGNVAN
- a CDS encoding carbohydrate ABC transporter permease codes for the protein MNLVRHVLGRIASAVFLAVVVSFFALPMLWLASAPFDAHPSVTASLPEFTLKNFRAILDNPYALGSIGNSVVQAGGAAVLVVVLAALAAYALSRVRVPGRDALLYVLLLLSSVVTGTAAMVPIFELASRLDLIDTHLGVVLTVSGGLLPAAIFILKDFMDATPTSYEESARVFGASPLQILRHIVVPLVRPGLATIAVWAVANVWSGFLLQYILLRDPDKSPGSVVLYTLYTEGGQPNLSLISTFSLLYSLPVVLMYLFVSSRYGFRFHGGIKR
- a CDS encoding CehA/McbA family metallohydrolase, which produces MRALRVTGRWALEDRLAAPVHDVPFELPADARGFTVRLSYDRSAGVLDLGCSGPLGFRGWSGGARSEYTITPAWATPGYLSGEPEPGVWRVLLGLHRIPPGGLPYELSVIPHLSPPVAPPARPGLRPPPPPREPAAARRALPSLDGLRWLAGDLHAHTVHSDGSLSVSELACLAADRGLDFLAVTDHNTVSHHAELAAAATFAAITLIPGQEVTTDLGHANAFGDIGWIDFRQGPDSWARTVRDRGGVLSINHPVAGDCAWRHPMAERPPAVEVWHWSWWDRTWGAPLAWTQTWSAGAAMIGGSDYHRPEEGRPPGDPTTWVLAADPLEGLRAGATAVSATPDGPLLLRHGDDFLIVGGDGLVLWGPDTRRAVVGDRVTVPARPGPHRLETYRNEVMALCT
- a CDS encoding carbohydrate ABC transporter permease, which produces MDTDAAGLGRGRAVAFTLPALVLIGVFLIFPAIWTIYLGLTDYRLTGLAAADPRLVGADNYTAALGDGRFRNSLWLTVQFVLGSAIIGQAGLGFALAWTMRDRRGPLRKVVEALVLLSWILPGSVVAFLWIALLDRDGGTLNTLLGTPGAAWLLDHPMLSIIVFNVWRGTAFSMMLYSAALENVPPSHLETARLAGASTFQQLRDVVLPRIKGHVLTNVLLTSLWTFNDFTPFLLTAGGPEGRSEILSVYIYNVALRDGQLGAGAAVSFLVLLINLVFALAYLRLLRDRREVPG
- a CDS encoding ubiquitin-like protein Pup, which gives rise to MASKDTGGQKQTGRTDRETEETTTVDSSDVQERNEKLSDDVDSILDEIDEVLEENAEEFVRSYIQKGGQ
- a CDS encoding ABC transporter ATP-binding protein — translated: MHGLTKVFPGGVRALDSLDLDVGEGEFFALLGPSGCGKTTLLRSIAGLETPTSGRIDIGHTDVTALPPGRRDVAMVFQDYALFPHMDVTANIAYPLRIKKTPRVRREARAAEVAARLSLTELLGRRPGQLSGGQQQRVALARAIACRPRVFLFDEPLSNLDARLRLEARTFLKRLQDELGVTTVFVTHDQGEALALAHRIAVMDAGRITQVGTPAEIFHRPATPFVASFIGSTPMNLLPGEVSGDTLHVAGAVLPAPEGLPDGVPIVYGVRPEYVDLSPTPRDDGFAGRVAVLENLGTASLVTLEGAGHLVQAVAPEGDEPAVGTTVWAVPRRGRALVYHDDRLAGRI
- the prcB gene encoding proteasome subunit beta; its protein translation is MGSHRDLPAGMVNHIFTNSGVSSFTEFVGAYAPDLLPGRNETLAAPVGDRIPHATTIVAATCAGGVVMAGDRRATSGNIISQRDMEKVFRTDEYSCMGIAGAASTGIEMARLYQVELEHYEKMEGRTLSVAGKANRLATMIRGNLGMAMQGLVVVPLFAAYDPEIDGGRIFGYDVGGGPYEQQQYHSIGSGSIFARGSLKKLYRENASPEEVVLTLIHALYDAADDDSATGGPDVTRKIWPVVAQITADGFHRLSDEAVGVHVQTVLDKRMSSPDGPVAPLR
- a CDS encoding Gfo/Idh/MocA family protein yields the protein MKIAVAGLGVAAQVMYLPLLARRPELFRVTAVCDLDPAQAEAVGRQSGARWFADLAAMLDHGGFDALIVLTAGTHGALVTAALERGHAVLCEKPLAYSQAEVRALKNESRLMVGYMKQYDPAVRRAVALLGGRPVRHLDVTVLHPTGEAQLAFARVRPSRPSAAALEPWISADEVALETALGAAPPPIRSLYSGVVLGSLCHDLALLRAFSGPPATVEHTAVWDGPSLEVSGALGTGRYGLRWHYLPGHPAYRETVAVHHEEGTLELVFPSPYLLNAPTVLTAVSLDGTTEVRAVHRDVSEAFERQLEAFHALVTEGTAPLTGLAGGLADIVTAQKIIKSVAGPSIGGEARDA
- a CDS encoding alpha-mannosidase, producing the protein MTPDIVIVPHTHWDREWYLPFQRFRLGLVRMLDEVLDTMAADPGYRFTMDGQLAALEDYLEIRPERLGEVRGLVAEGRFAAGPWLILADEFLCAGETLIRNLEYGMRGAAGLGGFMRVGYLPDQFGHCAQMPQILRQAGLEHACVWRGVPASVDRDAFAWVGADGTAIRTQYLPGGYGNAVALFSGPAEALTDRLTAFTETLRPWHPTGPLLAMYGADHSAPAADITTAGLRVATLHDYVTAADPALAGLPAVHGELRSHARANILPGVISARMPAKQAMARAERIVTRYAEPLSALWTPGSTAAARLLDMAWRRLIACSGHDSITGCGADETAQQVAARIAEAEQIGQAVVDMVSASLAGQAARDALVVVNPSPFPRTALVLADLPESRAALLAPDGGQVPAQRLELAPTLLDETVMDDLTQLLGRIHERELFGQEILSWSAAEDVFTVVVGRHATTGYDYADLRSAVLGHAAARPGPWRVRTCAEPVVTVAAQVTVAPLGRTVLTSAPVPAPAPHSPGWTRPDDGTLDNGLLRVTVAADGTLSLFSAGAEAHGVGRVVDGGDAGDTYNHAPPRDDVLVDTPVRVEVDGVCTGPLVSVLEIHREYAWPVCSTPDARSEATERVTVTTRAELRAGEPYLRLETSFDNHCRDHRVRWHAPLPRPAAESFSEGQLSVVRRGLTAEGGCGEHPLPTFPAEGFVTAGGLAVLLDQVTEYELTGGDLALTLIRSVGLLSSNRNAYRDEPAGPQLPTPAAQCPGPVTMRFAVLPHHGAWHEAALPRLAEEYRHALLAVPGSGHGPAAPGAEGSGVSSAGAGGPGVSSAGATGPGASSAGVGASVEVEGAGVVLAALRERDGELEIRLVAEHPAATEAVIRGPFGAARRADLRGTAGERLEVTGGAVRLPLRPFEIATVHLTRAG